From Candidatus Methylomirabilis lanthanidiphila:
GTATTTGATCGTTTATACTACGATCTGCGGCCAAAAACCATTTATCACAGTCTTTATCTAGTATTAATGTATTGATATCTTCGGCTATTTGCTTGATCAGTCGTCTTTCAGCTTCTAATTCAACACTATGCTGTTCTCCAACCCCTGCTGTTATTCCGCTTGTGCCGCCGCCCTGATAGAATCTGCCCGCTGTGTCTCGGAATTTATCCGATGCTCTTAATCGCGGCTCGATGGTAACATGACTTTTTATCGTTTCTAATCGGTCACTTTCTACTTTCCAAGGATCCTTGACGATTTCATACGCAGTCATCGTGCCCAAGTCAACGGTGATGATTACCTCGCTCATCAATGCCTCCTTATTACGTTGTTCGTATCAAGACGATGCGAGAACACAGCCCTTTTGCCCGGCACGACAATGCCGGGGAACCCTTCGATCCGACTGTACCGCGGGCACACGAGCCGAGTCACGTCCGCTGCCAGAGTCCCATTGACTGTCCGTAGCCCGAGCCGAATGAATATCTGGATGGATGTGACGGTGGTGCGACGTCCCCGATCTCAGGATGTGCCGCCAATCCCCGAAGCCCCACGTCTTTCACCTTGCTTTTGCCTTGGATGCCGAGTACTCTTTTCATGAAGCAGTTTGTTTTTCTATGAGGTACTCGATTGTGGGCAACAATCCCCCAGCCTTACGGAAGTCGCTTCGCTTGTTCCAACTATGGCACACTTTCCTCGCCGGACTCAATACCATTCTTGGTTGAGATGACAATGTCAACGATGTGTTTGCTCCACCGCTTTTATTTATGCCATAATGCCGGATGAATCGGATGACTTTCAGGGAGAGTGCAAGAAGAAGCCGAAACTTGCCGTTGAGGTCGTCCAGCGATTCGTCGTCCACGGGCTTAAGGCGACGCACTTGCATGACGATGTCGGACTCCGGCCTGGACGTTCAGAAGTGAGCTGACGCCGGTTCGACTCATGGCGTTGGCGGTGAAGATTCCGCCATGCGACACAGCGTAGCCCATAGCGGACGGCGTGAGGAGGGGAGATCTGACGACGCGGATGGAACAGGATGTGTTGGGATCGAAGGAGGTCCTCCGGGGATTCTCGCCGTTTTCTACTCTGCCTGAGGACGTCTTGCAGCATGTGTGGCAAGGGACCGATAAGGTGATATACAGCCGAGGCGACACCATCGTCACCGAGGAGCAGCAGTGTCAACACCTGCATCTCGTGGCCTCCGGCGCTGTGAAGATCTACAAGCTCTCCGAGGACGGTCGGGAGCGGACTATCCATGTGATGAAATCCGGCAGTTTCTTCGGTGAGGATATTGTGTTTGGTGGAGAGCTTTATGAGGCGAACGCTGAAGCGCTCTCCAAGACCCTTCTCT
This genomic window contains:
- a CDS encoding Protein required for attachment to host cells, with the translated sequence MSEVIITVDLGTMTAYEIVKDPWKVESDRLETIKSHVTIEPRLRASDKFRDTAGRFYQGGGTSGITAGVGEQHSVELEAERRLIKQIAEDINTLILDKDCDKWFLAADRSINDQILENLAPAVKARLKKNVAANLTKLDKSKLMSYFA